A single window of Botrytis cinerea B05.10 chromosome 15, complete sequence DNA harbors:
- the Bctms1 gene encoding Bctms1, which yields MGALLSIPLLAVPSMGTVMGFAASCCGAATCSAVCSACGKCGNSVATRIAYALILLINSILSWIMLTPWAINKLQGLTLDYMKISCPEGECYGWVAVHRINFALGIFHLIMASMLLGVNSSKNPRAAIQNGFWGPKIIAWLGLIVLSFLIPDGFFLVWGNYIAFTGSTLFLLLGLILLVDLAHTWAEYCLEQIEAYDSRAWRGILIGSTLGMYACSLAMTIVQYIFFAGAGCSMNQTAITLNLIFLIVVSVVSVHPMVQEFNPRAGLAQSAMVAIYCTYLTMSAVSMEPDTKHCNPLIRAQGTRTTSIIIGAIVTMLTVAYTTTRAATQGVALGGKGKRIALPEDDEHDLVTQQPDSRREMRAAALRQAVEEGSLPADALLDDDDESDSGNTAKDDERTSTQYSYALFHVIFFLATTWVATLLTMNMDEYTDGNTSFAPVGRTYWASWVKIISSWVCYGIYTWTLVAPVVLPDRFDF from the exons ATGGGCGCTTTACTTTCAATTCCTTTGTTGGCTGTGCCAAGCATGGGCACT GTGATGGGTTTTGCTGCAAGTTGCTGTGGAGCGGCAACATGCTCTGCTGTATGCAGCGCCTGTGGTAAATGCGGTAACAG TGTTGCCACTCGTATCGCATACGCCCTTATCCtcttaattaattcaatattatcatGGATAATGCTAACACCATGGGCGATCAACAAACTACAAGGCTTGACTTTGGATTATATGAAGATCAGTTGTCCAGAAGGAGAATGTTATGGTTGGGTTGCGGTTCATCGGATCAATTTCGCGTTGGGAATCTTCCATCTTATCATGGCATCGATGCTATTAGGCGTCAACTCTTCGAAGAACCCACGTGCAGCAATACAAAATGGATTTTGGGGTCCTAAAATCATCGCCTGGTTGGGCTTGATCGTACTTTCGTTCTTGATACCAGATGGGTTCTTCTTGGTATGGGGAAATTACATTGCATTCACCGGATCGACactattccttcttctcgGACTTATTCTACTGGTTGATCTTGCACATACCTGGGCGGAATATTGTCTTGAACAGATCGAAGCATATGATTCTCGAGCTTGGAGAGGAATTCTGATCGGATCAACATTGGGCATGTATGCATGTTCTTTGGCAATGACCATCGTGCAATACATTTTCTTCGCTGGTGCTGGATGTTCAATGAACCAGACCGCTATCACTCTCAACTTAATCTTCCTAATTGTCGTCTCTGTTGTCTCTGTTCACCCTATGGTCCAAGAATTCAATCCCAGAGCAGGTTTGGCGCAATCAGCTATGGTTGCTATCTACTGTACATACCTCACCATGTCTGCAGTTTCTATGGAGCCTGATACGAAGCATTGCAACCCTCTTATTAGAGCTCAAGGAACACGAACAACCTCTATCATTATTGGTGCGATCGTTACCATGCTCACAGTTGCATATACAACAACCAGAGCTGCAACACAAGGAGTAGCTTTaggaggaaagggaaagagaattgCATTGCCCGAAGATGATGAACATGATTTAGTCACACAACAACCAGATAGTCGCCGTGAAATGCGTGCAGCGGCTCTTCGACAGGCCGTAGAAGAAGGAAGTCTTCCTGCAGACGCTCTTCtagacgacgatgatgaaagCGACAGTGGAAACACCGCcaaagatgatgagagaaCCTCGACACAATACAGTTATGCATTATTCCACGTAATTTTCTTCTTAGCGACTACTTGGGTAGCTACACTTCTTACCATGAACATGGATGAGTACACAGATGGAAATACAAGCTTTGCACCCGTGGGAAGAACATACTGGGCATCATGGGTCAAAATCATCAGTTCGTGGGTATGCTATGGTATTTATACATGGACATTGGTTGCCCCTGTAGTGCTACCAGATCGATTCGATTTTTAG